One stretch of Longimicrobiaceae bacterium DNA includes these proteins:
- a CDS encoding sigma factor-like helix-turn-helix DNA-binding protein, with the protein MHTRELSVPPSAKPHTLMVYDLQRLSESDRTLLALFYYEQLNLDQIATVLGVPEEKVAESFYLAHVELGLCAEVEEAVGSGSGG; encoded by the coding sequence ATGCACACGAGGGAGCTGTCCGTTCCGCCGTCGGCCAAGCCGCACACCCTGATGGTGTACGACCTCCAACGGCTTTCCGAATCCGACCGTACCCTGCTGGCGCTCTTCTACTACGAGCAGCTGAACCTCGACCAGATCGCGACCGTGCTGGGTGTGCCCGAGGAGAAGGTCGCCGAATCGTTCTATCTCGCTCACGTGGAGCTCGGGCTGTGTGCGGAAGTGGAGGAGGCGGTGGGAAGTGGAAGTGGGGGATGA
- a CDS encoding TonB-dependent receptor, translating into MHWIFRVLVASLAALIVPAGAVYAQATTELRGKVVNEAGAPVTGASVTARNIADTTRVVGGLTDQTGGFRLTLAPGSYRLQVTYLGYRPHTREISTSAGVPSVDLGSIQLTLAPVTLEGLEVQAETPPVRFEPDRTIYLTRDMPAVQGGVATDALRSVPELDVDLEGKVTLRGASPQIFINGRPTPMQGEALQQFLQQLPANRIDRVEVMPNPSAKFEAEGAGGIVNIVLKKNEGLGLSGSLGLTAGTRGTSGGFGNLAFQEGRVTLFGSGSLNFYESENSMFDLRQNLLADPITFLQQEGDFGNRGRFSHVDLTVEYQLTSKATAWTSVAGGGYGSDSDGLTTYTEMDELMAPTERYSRNTSSDWQNDNYDASLGIRHVFEQGKHEISVEARRSHNGGDTDGRYLRQQFAIDGDPLSLPPELMIDDQDEDQTRTWLKADYERVFGDTRLQVGYQANIQSTESRQLRETFLGEAEAEAVETLLQGYDYEETFHQGYLSLSQSLGKFSVQLGVRAELANTDFLEPTTGESFGNEYSSIFPNVNLGYDLGGGKRLGLNYSKRIQRPWVWYLNPVDYSSDPTTRRVGNPELKPQYTHSFGADLTWMGTLGTLRFAPFYRSTVDSWGQITRANEEGVLTTTWENVASMKSYGAQLSAMLRSTGRLSGNVGVGLFREDRDASNLSTDYSGKYFRYNANGNLMVALTETLNLQGMLWYNSPQDLPQGRRSAFVMTGIGARLQLFDNKATLNLRVEDPFEMARYDFKMRDRTHTQIARNNYSMRSASISLSYNFGRRPNSARRPSIDEAQPPQPPMDPTPVPMP; encoded by the coding sequence ATGCATTGGATTTTCCGCGTCCTTGTCGCGAGCCTCGCGGCCCTAATCGTCCCTGCCGGCGCTGTGTACGCGCAGGCTACTACAGAGCTTCGAGGAAAAGTCGTGAACGAGGCGGGAGCGCCGGTCACCGGGGCCTCTGTAACCGCCCGGAATATCGCCGACACCACGCGCGTGGTGGGCGGCCTCACCGACCAGACGGGGGGCTTCCGCCTCACCCTCGCCCCCGGCTCGTACCGCTTGCAGGTCACCTACCTCGGGTATCGACCGCATACGCGTGAAATCTCGACGTCGGCCGGCGTGCCTTCGGTCGATCTCGGGTCGATCCAGCTCACTCTTGCCCCTGTGACCCTCGAGGGGCTCGAAGTGCAGGCGGAGACACCGCCGGTTCGTTTCGAACCGGATCGGACGATCTACCTCACCCGCGACATGCCCGCCGTGCAGGGAGGCGTGGCCACCGACGCGCTGCGCAGCGTGCCGGAGCTGGACGTGGACCTCGAGGGGAAGGTAACGCTGCGCGGAGCGAGCCCTCAGATCTTCATCAATGGCCGCCCCACCCCCATGCAGGGAGAGGCACTACAGCAGTTCCTCCAGCAGCTACCGGCCAACCGCATCGACCGCGTGGAGGTGATGCCCAATCCGTCGGCGAAGTTCGAGGCGGAAGGAGCCGGCGGCATCGTGAACATCGTGCTGAAGAAGAACGAGGGGTTGGGGCTGAGCGGCAGCCTTGGGCTCACCGCGGGAACCCGCGGGACCAGCGGCGGGTTCGGCAACCTCGCCTTCCAGGAGGGGCGCGTCACACTGTTCGGGAGCGGCTCGCTGAACTTCTACGAGAGCGAGAACTCCATGTTCGATCTGCGGCAGAACCTCCTGGCCGATCCCATCACCTTCCTTCAACAGGAAGGCGACTTCGGCAACCGCGGGCGCTTCAGCCACGTCGATCTGACCGTCGAGTACCAGCTCACCAGCAAGGCGACGGCATGGACTTCGGTTGCGGGCGGGGGATACGGCTCGGACTCCGACGGACTCACGACCTACACGGAGATGGACGAGCTGATGGCCCCGACCGAGCGCTACAGTCGGAATACCTCCTCCGACTGGCAGAACGACAACTACGATGCTTCCCTCGGGATCAGGCACGTCTTCGAGCAGGGCAAGCACGAGATCTCGGTCGAGGCCAGGCGCAGCCACAACGGCGGCGACACCGACGGGCGATACCTCCGGCAGCAGTTCGCCATCGACGGAGACCCGCTCAGCCTGCCGCCCGAGCTCATGATCGATGACCAGGACGAGGATCAAACGCGCACCTGGCTAAAGGCGGATTACGAACGGGTTTTCGGTGACACCCGCCTTCAGGTAGGCTATCAGGCGAACATTCAGAGCACCGAGAGCCGGCAGCTCCGCGAGACTTTCCTCGGAGAGGCGGAAGCGGAAGCAGTGGAAACCCTGCTGCAGGGCTACGACTACGAGGAGACCTTCCACCAGGGGTACCTCAGCCTCAGCCAGAGCCTGGGCAAGTTCTCGGTGCAACTGGGCGTTCGGGCTGAGCTCGCCAACACCGATTTCCTGGAGCCGACGACCGGTGAGAGCTTCGGGAACGAGTACTCCAGCATCTTCCCGAACGTGAACCTCGGCTACGACCTGGGCGGCGGGAAGCGGCTGGGGCTGAACTATTCCAAGCGGATCCAGCGCCCCTGGGTCTGGTACCTGAACCCGGTGGACTACTCCAGCGATCCCACCACGCGACGGGTCGGCAACCCGGAGCTGAAGCCGCAGTACACGCACTCCTTCGGGGCCGACCTGACCTGGATGGGCACGCTGGGAACTCTACGCTTTGCGCCGTTCTACCGGTCCACGGTGGACAGCTGGGGGCAGATCACCCGTGCCAACGAGGAGGGCGTGCTGACCACGACCTGGGAGAACGTGGCCTCCATGAAGAGCTACGGAGCTCAACTCAGCGCCATGCTCCGGTCCACCGGTCGCCTCAGCGGGAACGTCGGGGTCGGTCTGTTCCGCGAGGACCGCGATGCCAGCAACCTCTCCACCGACTACTCGGGCAAATACTTCCGCTACAACGCGAACGGCAACCTGATGGTGGCGCTCACCGAGACGCTCAACCTGCAGGGGATGCTGTGGTACAACTCGCCGCAGGACCTGCCACAGGGGAGGCGGTCGGCGTTCGTGATGACCGGGATCGGCGCGCGCCTGCAGCTCTTCGACAACAAGGCGACACTGAACCTGCGGGTGGAGGATCCGTTCGAAATGGCGCGTTACGACTTCAAGATGCGCGATCGGACCCACACCCAGATCGCGCGCAACAACTACAGTATGCGGAGCGCCTCGATCAGCCTCTCGTACAACTTCGGGCGCCGCCCCAACTCGGCGCGCCGGCCGAGCATCGACGAGGCCCAGCCGCCCCAGCCGCCGATGGACCCGACGCCGGTGCCGATGCCGTAA